In the Pan paniscus chromosome 8, NHGRI_mPanPan1-v2.0_pri, whole genome shotgun sequence genome, one interval contains:
- the ARMS2 gene encoding age-related maculopathy susceptibility protein 2, whose translation MLRLHPGPMVTEAEGKGGPEMASLSSSVVPVSFISTLRESGLDPGVGGEGASDKQRSKLSLSHSMIPAAKIHTELCLPAFFSPAGPQRRFQQPQHHLTLSIIHTAAR comes from the exons ATGCTGCGCCTACACCCAGGACCGATGGTAACTGAGGCGGAGGGGAAAGGAGGGCCTGAGATGGCAAGTCTGTCCTCCTCGGTGGTTCCtgtgtccttcatttccactCTGCGAGAGTCTGGGCTGGACCCTGGAGTTGGTGGAGAAGGAGCCAGTGACAAGCAGAGGAGCAAACTGTCTTTATCACACTCCATGATCCCAGCTGCTAAAATCCACACTGAGCTCTGCTTACCAGCCTTCTTCTCTCCTGCTGGACCCCAGAGGAGGTTTCAGCAGCCTCAGCACCACCTGACACTG tctatcaTCCACACTGCAGCAAGGTGA